Genomic DNA from Brassica rapa cultivar Chiifu-401-42 chromosome A04, CAAS_Brap_v3.01, whole genome shotgun sequence:
ATACAACTTTCGGTGTTAAAAAGAGTACTaaatgtgttacaaaaaaaaaaagagtactaaacaataataaagtaataagaagaaaacataaaatcagAAGTAATCCCGTGTAAGAGGGTAGGGAAGATGAGCAAATGAATAGGAAAAGCAAGTGGGATACAAATTGGTTATAGCAACAACATAACAAATGATGAAAAAAGAATTTTGGACCGACTATATCCAAAATTCGGATTCACCTAATCTTAATGGTTATAAGAAATTAATTCTTTGacattatttgttttttgttctATCGATTCTCTTAAGTTAGTGTGTGTCACATTAATTGGCCGATGAATAAAATAGCAACCCTAAAAAGCCTTCAATGTCTGAGTCTTACATACACAGTCAAACAAAGTTCATAACCTCTGCTAACTCTTTAGATACACAGTCAAACAAGATTCTTCCTGATCATCAATGCAACCGTACCCTAAGATAATACTATATATCCACAAATGACATCCCATTGATCATGTCAACGTTTATTCCTATCTATGTAAACCAAAGTTCACCACATGTGAGAGTACACATAACACGTATTGTAGCCCAAACCCATTGCTATTTACAGTACCTTTAAGCTTACGTACCaagacactacaagaaaacagcgacatactgagggaaaatatcgtcggtatgtcgtcggaataacgctattccgacgacataccgacgaaaaaagtcctcggaaataactcctcggaatttcatttttcctcggaaattcctcggaaatttccgacggaattccgaggaaacgaatttccgaggaaattccgaggaccacatgttcgtcggaatttcctcggaatattccgaggaagatgtcgtcggaatatcccgagggatacacttcctcggaatatttccaaaattaaaaaaaaaatataaatttatttttttaaattgaaattcgaaaatataaaattaaaattgaaatagaaaatatatttaaaatacaaaaaaaataaaatagtttttataaataaaaaaaatgttttataaatacaaaattagttataataaatataaatatttttataaatatgaaatcatctttttataaatacaaaatagtttttataaatacaaaaaaaaactaaaatagtttttataaataaaaaatgttttataaatacaaaattagttataataaatataaatatttttataaatatgaaatcatctttttataaatacaaaatagtttttataaatacaaaaaataataaaatagtgtttataaatcaaaaaaatgttttataaatacaaaattagttttaataaatataaatatttttataaatatgaaatcatctttttataaatacaaaatagtttttataaatacaaaaaataataaaatagtgtttataataaaaaaatgttttataaatacaaaattagttttaataaatataaaatagtataaaattaaaaaaatagtttaaataaatcacaaaaacggttaataattacaaaaatagttttaaaaatatttaaaatgttaaataattacaaaaaatagttttcataatattaaaatgtttaataaatatagaaatttatattttttatataaaatacataaaacgttttataaccacaaaaaaatgattttaaatattatatatatgatttttaatcttaaaaaagttttatagattttaaaaatgtttaataaatatataaatgaatttaaaatgcaaaaaatagattttatatacaaaaaacgttttcaatatatatatataattacaaattcgatttttataaccacaaaattaataaaaactaaaaaaaaaaattcaaatcaagtgatacaaatcaaatctaccattcaccctaacaaaatctataaatctaccattcaccctaacaaaatctataaatctcattccaaaatcatcaaatctacttaaaaaccatacaaatctaacctaaaagagtgggatagggttcatacatgaggattagggtggaaatcgcgagggagaagagagaaagcgccgcaaatcgcaagggagaagagaggagtcgacgaaatcgcaggagaaagagagattgcggcggagagaaatggggaagaaggtcgggctcgacctaataaaatgaggggtccgacggaaattatccgtcggaatttcctcggaaatatttactatatccgtcggaatttcctcggaaatcattaattcaattttcgcgaaatatttggcggcttggtttacccggttaaatgaaaatattccgaggaaccaggtttcctcggaatttcctcggaatttaccgaggaaattccgaggaaccagggtttggggtttcaaaacatcgattattttcgccgtatttcatttcttatacaattataatgcataccattgaggattctttgtatagatgatcataaaccatgaaataacaaaatttcaaaaataattgtaagtattctctttaccgtttgttaaagtgtataagtgtttctcttatgttgtgtggttttcgttcatgcaatcgtaaaagtgtttgttattgggtaaaacaccaaagtttgacttcataatctggttaagacacttaatgaaggttatatacgtgttattcaatccgtaaaacgttgttttcggtttaaaaccccaagttcctcggaatttcctcggaattttccgagggaattccgaggaaaactctatcgtcgtcggaatttcctcggaaaattccgaggaaattccgaggaaaaggaatgtataatcaaatccctaaatcgacaagatctattccgaggaaattccgaggaaaacctttctgccctcggaatttcctcggaatttttaaaatcccccaacggctctctaacgtctataatatttcctcggaattcatcggttttttcctaggaatactattttcctcggtattccgtcggaatattccgacgaactgaattttcctcggtattccgtcggaatattccgacgaactgaattttcctcggaattccgtcggtatattccgaggaaattccgaggaagccaaattttgtgtttcctcggaattgcctcggaaattcctcggtatattccgaggaattcattttccgtcggaacatccgtcagaataccgctgttttcttgtagtgagaaCAATGTTGCTCAGCTTTTATCTGGTTGACTGGATCAAGGAGATGATGGTGAAATCACatgatagtatatattattgatCCTATCTTCCCGGAGTTTCCAACAGTGAAGGAACTCAAACGGATTTGTTTTTCCTTCAAAGATTGCTTCAAAATCAAAAgtcgaaaaaaaaaaccctcaaatCAAACCAACATTTTAAGGAAAACCGGTTTAGTTTCAATTACCGGAAGAGAAACCATACCATTAAACCGGTAATATATAATTGGCCTAAAGTGGTTCTTCTACGACACTTCACCAATCACCATCAAGctccttctctctgtctctctctctctctctgtttatACAAACATCTTGGGAGGTAATCACTGTATCGGTACTAGTACGTATCCAGTTTGAAATTcgcggtttaaatttttttattttctgcaCGTTCTCTCTACCGTCAAATCAGAGGATCTATAATGTTTGCATGTTTTGTTTTCTCACGTTCTTATGGCAGGGATCTGAATTAGATATGAATTGGGTTCAACGCAAAATCTATCTTTACAACGTCACATTTGGGCTTTACATGCTTGATTGGTGGGAACGATACCTCTTCAGTATCCTTTCTCCTTGCCTCGATCtgatcaaatttgaattattatttttttggacaTCAATTTTTGTTTAGCTCAAGAACAGAGCTCTTGCTTTTTCCTTTAACATTCTCTTTCAGATTCTTTGGTTGTAATCCTGATGTGGTTTATTCTGTACAATGGATCTCGCTACTTCTTGGAGCTTTGCAAGAGGTAGAGTAGAGCTTAGCTTTCTTGATTTCATGTGTTAGCTTTTAGTTTGATTTAAtcttaaataaataatgtactttttaatttctcttaaaaaagGGATTGAAAGGGTTGTGAGAGTTGGATCTTTATCTAAAGCCTTTGATTCTTTGGGAGTTTGATCATTGCTAGCTTGTGTTGAGTATTTTCAGAAGAAGCACCTGGAATGACTTTCTTGATTATATTCTATTGCGTTGTTATCCCCTGTTTGATTATGTTTGTTCTTCTCTTTCCACAGACATCTTTCTTGAAACCAGGTCATAGTTATCAATGCCATGGAAGCATGAAAACGACATGGTCGTCTGAGACCTGTGCCAACAAAAACACATTTGTTCTGCTTTTTCTTAACCTGCTTCTTTGGTATCATATCTGAGCATGCAACTGTCCATATATGTCTTTCTTTATCACTTGTTTCTCCCTAGTTTTGAATTTCCTTTGTTCTACTCCACTTCCAGTTCATATTTTGAGACATGATTAGTTCCATCTTTTGATGCTTACATTTGATGAACTCAAGTTTTCAGGTGGTTTCTTGGTATTGTTGAGTAAAATTATTGGCACTACGACTCAAAGGCTATAAGCCTATAATTAATTTGATGCAATAAACTTTGAATAAAAAGACAAGAATTAATAAGCAACCCTTAAACTCTATAAGCATCCCACTCTGGTCTCTGGACATGTTACTGTTGGTATCTTAGATAGCTCGCAATCACTAAACAAAACCAACCGTCCTTGAATAAGTTGTTACTTAAGATGAGGGGGATCTAAATGAGTCGAATTTGGAGTAACAAgaaattgataaattttatagtctaataaaaacaaaaattgcaCATCTCAAAGCAAATTCAGATCTACCTAACAATTGAAAATAAACTGACACGTTTGAAGTTTAAGATAATGAAATGAAaggttgcacaaaaaaaaaaaactgacacGTTTATTGGACTTTTCAACTATGCATACTAAACAAATCTACGCACTCTACAATGTAACAAATCCAGATCTACCTaaacagttaaaaaaaattgactgtCTGATTATTGGAGCTTTCAATTCAACTATACACTATACAAATCTACGCACTCTACAATGTAACAAAACCAGATCTAccaagttttaaaaaattgactGTCTGATTATTGGAGCTTTCAACTTTACTAAACAAATCTAGGCACTATAGTGTAAAATACAATGAACACTTTTAAGATGAGACGGAGAAAATATATGAACAGCGAATGAAACTTGTATACATCTATTATTTTATGAAACTCAATATtcgattttataaaataaaagtataaaactaaTGAATCTTGATTGAAAGTGCTACTTGtatcttccaaaaaaaaagtgcGACCTGTATCTTCGTTTAATAACATTGTCTTAATTTTCTatcataaaatgtttttttttagaatttttttttccagttttgATGATACACATTACTTCTTATAGTTTTAATAACTCATTAGACACATCATAGCACATCAATATCACCAAACAGTTAAATACATAGTTACACTAACGTGTATTTTagccaaattttaaaaattgaaatacataattttaaagtGTAAGAAAGTTTTAACATAAATGATAAATTATATCTAAATCAATACAAAAAATTGCTGTTGAGGTGGAATATTTTTGGATGAGCAAATGAAGATTAACATCTATGATTTTCATGTTCCCTCCTAAAAAGTAGGTCTATAGATTTTAGATGTATATTTTtgtggtttttgtttttatgttagaTTCACATgacattataaatttaatttaatgtgattatattttaattaaatttctacaaatcttatttcaaaaaatatatattttaacattcTTGGATGATTTTTAACATCCAGAATAGTAGCAGACTTCGAATTACAtcagaaaattttattatgagACTGTCAAAAATTTATGTATTAGAAGACACTGTAACATATGAATTTAAGTTTAAGAAATTTCCTGGAAATGTTCCTAAAccattttaaaaagtattttttttttgaaaaattaattttttggaaaaaataaaaaaaaattgaattcttttttgaaaaagtttaGAAGAAAATGAATttcgaaaaaataaatttcaaacttTTGAGTATATCTATAAAATAGGGTATACTTgtcattttccttttttaattaaaaaaagtttattCGTTTTAACCTTTGTctattattttatgataaaatattgaaaaatttCCTATGATAGCATTTTTTActttagggttaactaatttagactCAGAGTTTAGATTTAAGGGGTGAGATTTCGAGGATatggtttcaaatttaaaaaaataaaaaataaatattaaaaatttcaaaaataaaaattgttattttagttattttctttttttaggtctatttttgtgataaaaactttaaaaaaaaaaactatttgagagaattgatctaaaattttttaaagtatttctCATGTATATATCGTTTTCTGAAGTTAATAATATATCGTCCATACATTCATCGTTATTTACTTTGAGACATTGACTCCTTCCTTTTCCAAC
This window encodes:
- the LOC103865088 gene encoding uncharacterized protein LOC103865088 isoform X1: MFCFLTFLWQGSELDMNWVQRKIYLYNVTFGLYMLDWWERYLFNSLVVILMWFILYNGSRYFLELCKRHLS
- the LOC103865088 gene encoding uncharacterized protein LOC103865088 isoform X2, whose protein sequence is MNWVQRKIYLYNVTFGLYMLDWWERYLFNSLVVILMWFILYNGSRYFLELCKRHLS